From the Anaeromyxobacter sp. genome, one window contains:
- a CDS encoding 2Fe-2S iron-sulfur cluster binding domain-containing protein: MARVTFQPADRVVEVAPGTTILEAAEAAGVELPHNCGGVCACVTCHVWVEAGLASLEPPGDAEDDKLSEAVGLAASSRLGCQATVGAADLIVRIPGNRIAS, encoded by the coding sequence ATGGCCCGGGTCACCTTCCAGCCGGCCGACCGCGTCGTCGAGGTGGCGCCCGGGACCACCATCCTGGAGGCCGCCGAGGCGGCCGGGGTGGAGCTGCCGCACAACTGCGGCGGGGTCTGCGCCTGCGTCACCTGCCACGTCTGGGTGGAGGCCGGGCTGGCCTCGCTCGAGCCGCCCGGGGACGCCGAGGACGACAAGCTCTCCGAGGCGGTGGGGCTGGCCGCCTCGAGCCGCCTCGGCTGCCAGGCCACGGTGGGCGCCGCGGACCTGATCGTGCGCATCCCGGGGAACCGGATCGCCAGCTAG
- the hscB gene encoding Fe-S protein assembly co-chaperone HscB yields MSCWSCNGPTVQSTSFCGSCRRIQPVGRTEDYYSLFDLPREFALDPAELERRFRERSRQLHPDRFARAEPRERRLSLERATRLNDAHRALKDWRLRAAYLLKLAGQDVFGEGRTFHDPAFLEEQLEWREALGLARADGDAAALADIAARARHSLAALESEVATFFREPEWFSETVLEISRRLSRARYYDNIVSDAERG; encoded by the coding sequence GTGAGCTGCTGGAGCTGCAACGGTCCGACGGTCCAGAGCACCTCCTTCTGCGGGTCGTGCCGGCGCATCCAGCCGGTGGGCCGCACCGAGGACTACTACTCGCTCTTCGACCTGCCCCGCGAGTTCGCCCTGGACCCCGCCGAGCTGGAGCGCCGCTTCCGCGAGCGCTCCCGCCAGCTCCACCCGGACCGCTTCGCCCGGGCCGAGCCGCGCGAGCGGCGCCTCTCGCTGGAGCGCGCCACCCGGCTCAACGACGCCCACCGGGCCCTCAAGGACTGGCGGCTGCGGGCCGCCTACCTGCTCAAGCTGGCCGGCCAGGACGTCTTCGGCGAGGGCCGCACCTTCCACGACCCGGCCTTCCTGGAGGAGCAGCTGGAGTGGCGCGAGGCGCTGGGCCTGGCCCGCGCCGACGGCGACGCCGCCGCCCTGGCCGACATCGCGGCGCGGGCCCGCCACAGCCTGGCCGCCCTGGAGTCGGAGGTGGCCACCTTCTTCCGCGAGCCGGAGTGGTTCAGCGAGACGGTGCTGGAGATCTCCCGCCGCCTCTCCCGGGCGCGCTATTACGACAACATCGTCTCGGACGCCGAGCGCGGCTGA
- the hscA gene encoding Fe-S protein assembly chaperone HscA has protein sequence MPRAIGIDLGTTNSLVAFVDPRNRPQVVPVDEGRPLLPSAVHYGGDGAVEVGAAARRQAPQRPVDTVLSVKRFMGRGPGDIRPEDRGISTFDEGGAVVRLVVAGGARVVTPIEVSAEILRVLKRRAAEALGEAPGGCVITVPAYFDDAQRQATKDAGRLAGLEVLRLLNEPTAAALAYGLDKQMTGTFAVYDLGGGTFDVSILRLEGGVFEVLATGGDTHLGGDDFDRVVAAHLMAGGLTPPTAAPSPAVLRGATAAAQRLRETLSTEQVVEADVALPEGHRLAVRLTRQELEVLLLPVVERTTGPCRSALRDAGLGAVDGVVLVGGSTRTPLVRRHVKALFGLEPLSDLDPDTVVALGAAVQADALDRGGREDVLLLDVIPLSLGVEMMGGVVEKIILRNSTIPASATQQFTTYADGQTGMVIHVVQGERELARDGRSLARFTLKGIPPMPAGIARVEITYAVDADGILQVAAKELTTGLEQAIQVKPTYGLGEDEVEAMLIESIEHAEADVTERFVREWRVEGDRILSSLDSAFAVDGELLLATERGAIEQQLAGLKGAMAGDDYLAIKAWIEAVDDATKVFAERRMDKHIKMAMAGRRVEEFADQPRTTREGGDED, from the coding sequence ATGCCCCGCGCCATCGGCATCGACCTCGGCACCACCAACTCGCTGGTGGCCTTCGTCGACCCACGCAACCGCCCGCAGGTCGTCCCGGTGGACGAGGGCCGCCCCCTCCTCCCCTCGGCGGTGCACTACGGCGGCGACGGCGCCGTCGAGGTGGGCGCGGCGGCGCGCCGCCAGGCCCCGCAGCGGCCGGTGGACACGGTGCTCTCGGTGAAGCGCTTCATGGGGCGCGGCCCCGGCGACATCCGGCCCGAGGACCGCGGCATCTCGACCTTCGACGAGGGCGGCGCGGTGGTGCGGCTGGTGGTGGCCGGCGGGGCGCGCGTGGTGACGCCCATCGAGGTCTCGGCCGAGATCCTGCGGGTGCTCAAGCGGCGCGCCGCCGAGGCGCTCGGCGAGGCCCCGGGCGGCTGCGTCATCACCGTGCCGGCCTACTTCGACGACGCCCAGCGCCAGGCCACCAAGGACGCCGGCCGGCTGGCCGGGCTGGAGGTCCTGCGCCTCCTCAACGAGCCCACCGCCGCGGCGCTGGCCTACGGCCTCGACAAGCAGATGACCGGCACGTTCGCGGTCTACGACCTGGGCGGCGGCACCTTCGACGTCTCCATCCTGCGGCTGGAGGGCGGGGTCTTCGAGGTGCTGGCCACCGGCGGCGACACCCACCTGGGCGGCGACGACTTCGACCGGGTGGTGGCGGCGCACCTCATGGCGGGCGGGCTCACCCCACCCACCGCCGCGCCCTCGCCGGCGGTGCTGCGCGGCGCCACCGCGGCCGCCCAGCGCCTCCGCGAGACCCTCTCCACCGAGCAGGTGGTGGAGGCCGACGTGGCGCTGCCCGAGGGGCACCGGCTGGCCGTCCGCCTGACCCGCCAGGAGCTGGAGGTGCTGCTGCTGCCGGTGGTGGAGCGGACCACCGGCCCCTGCCGCAGCGCCCTGCGCGACGCCGGCCTGGGCGCGGTGGACGGGGTGGTGCTGGTGGGCGGCTCGACCCGCACGCCGCTGGTGCGCCGCCACGTCAAGGCGCTCTTCGGCCTCGAGCCGCTCTCCGACCTGGACCCCGACACGGTGGTGGCGCTGGGCGCGGCGGTGCAGGCCGACGCGCTCGACCGCGGCGGCCGCGAGGACGTGCTCCTGCTGGACGTCATCCCGCTCTCGCTCGGCGTGGAGATGATGGGCGGGGTGGTCGAGAAGATCATCCTGCGCAACTCCACCATCCCGGCCTCGGCCACCCAGCAGTTCACCACCTACGCCGACGGCCAGACCGGCATGGTGATCCACGTGGTGCAGGGCGAGCGCGAGCTGGCCCGCGACGGGCGCAGCCTGGCCCGCTTCACCCTGAAGGGCATCCCGCCCATGCCGGCCGGCATCGCCCGGGTGGAGATCACCTACGCGGTGGACGCCGACGGCATCCTGCAGGTGGCGGCCAAGGAGCTGACCACCGGGCTGGAGCAGGCCATCCAGGTGAAGCCCACCTACGGCCTCGGCGAGGACGAGGTGGAGGCCATGCTCATCGAGTCCATCGAGCACGCCGAGGCCGACGTCACCGAGCGGTTCGTGCGCGAGTGGCGGGTGGAGGGCGACCGCATCCTCTCCTCGCTCGACTCGGCCTTCGCGGTGGACGGCGAGCTCCTGCTGGCCACCGAGCGCGGCGCCATCGAGCAGCAGCTGGCCGGCCTGAAGGGCGCCATGGCCGGCGACGACTACCTGGCCATCAAGGCCTGGATCGAGGCGGTGGACGACGCCACCAAGGTCTTCGCCGAGCGGCGCATGGACAAGCACATCAAGATGGCCATGGCGGGCCGGCGGGTGGAGGAGTTCGCCGACCAGCCGCGCACCACCCGCGAGGGCGGGGACGAGGACTGA
- the argC gene encoding N-acetyl-gamma-glutamyl-phosphate reductase — MHTVSAAVVGASGYSGLELTRILSGHPRLRLTAVTSDRWAGEAVSARLPLDGRVGGLTYGPLSGSHAVEAEVVFLATPAEVSLELVPRLLARGLQVVDLSGAYRLLDAAAYPPWYGFTHTSPGLLAEARYGLPELARDELGEARLITNPGCYATAIALMVSPLVRSGLCAPTGIRVTGLSGVSGAGRKASEDYSFCEVDEDLRAYRLGKHQHVPEIEQTVERFAGACGALSFTPVLVPMRRGILATAVLPAAPGATQADLQAALAAAYAREPFVKALAPDKVQVKDVVRTNRCHVGVALDARAGVAVAVSVIDNLVKGAAGQAVQALNSARGWDETDGLALLGG, encoded by the coding sequence ATGCATACCGTCTCCGCGGCCGTCGTCGGCGCCTCCGGCTACTCCGGGCTCGAGCTCACCCGCATCCTCTCCGGCCACCCCCGGCTGCGCCTCACCGCGGTCACCTCCGACCGCTGGGCCGGCGAGGCGGTCTCGGCCCGCCTGCCGCTCGACGGCCGGGTGGGCGGGCTCACCTACGGCCCGCTGTCCGGCAGCCACGCGGTGGAGGCCGAGGTGGTCTTCCTGGCCACGCCGGCCGAGGTCTCGCTCGAGCTGGTCCCCCGGCTGCTGGCGCGCGGCCTCCAGGTGGTGGACCTCTCGGGCGCCTACCGGCTCCTCGACGCGGCGGCCTACCCGCCCTGGTACGGCTTCACCCACACCTCGCCGGGGCTGCTGGCCGAGGCCCGCTACGGCCTGCCCGAGCTGGCGCGGGACGAGCTCGGCGAGGCCCGCCTCATCACCAACCCGGGCTGCTACGCCACCGCCATCGCGCTGATGGTGTCGCCGCTGGTGCGCAGCGGCCTGTGCGCCCCCACCGGCATCCGGGTCACCGGGCTCTCCGGGGTCTCGGGCGCCGGCCGCAAGGCCAGCGAGGACTACAGCTTCTGCGAGGTCGACGAGGACCTGCGCGCCTACCGGCTGGGCAAGCACCAGCACGTGCCGGAGATCGAGCAGACGGTGGAGCGCTTCGCCGGCGCCTGCGGGGCGCTCTCCTTCACGCCGGTGCTGGTCCCCATGCGGCGCGGCATCCTGGCCACCGCGGTGCTGCCGGCGGCGCCCGGCGCCACCCAGGCGGACCTGCAGGCGGCGCTGGCCGCGGCCTACGCCCGCGAGCCCTTCGTGAAGGCCCTGGCGCCCGACAAGGTGCAGGTGAAGGACGTGGTGCGCACCAACCGCTGCCACGTCGGGGTGGCGCTCGACGCCCGGGCCGGGGTGGCGGTGGCGGTCTCCGTCATCGACAACCTGGTGAAGGGGGCGGCCGGGCAGGCGGTGCAGGCGCTCAACTCGGCGCGGGGCTGGGACGAGACCGACGGCCTGGCGCTCCTGGGAGGCTGA
- a CDS encoding iron-sulfur cluster assembly accessory protein: protein MATAIEISEKAADRIKVLAGEKGTPGGGLRLGVKGGGCSGLSYHVDWAAGPARFDQVIERDGARVFVDPKSASFLAGTVVDFQQTLMQTGFVFKNPNVKSACGCGESFTI, encoded by the coding sequence GTGGCGACGGCGATCGAGATCAGCGAGAAGGCGGCGGACCGCATCAAGGTGCTGGCCGGCGAGAAGGGCACCCCCGGCGGCGGCCTGCGGCTGGGCGTCAAGGGCGGCGGCTGCTCGGGCCTCTCCTACCACGTGGACTGGGCGGCCGGTCCGGCCCGCTTCGACCAGGTCATCGAGCGGGACGGGGCGCGGGTCTTCGTGGACCCCAAGAGCGCCAGCTTCCTGGCCGGCACGGTGGTGGACTTCCAGCAGACCCTCATGCAGACGGGGTTCGTCTTCAAGAACCCCAACGTCAAGAGCGCCTGCGGCTGCGGCGAGTCCTTCACCATCTGA
- a CDS encoding arginine repressor, translating to MTTSERRRDAVARLVRTRRIGTQEALLAALAREGFRATQATLSRDLTRLGARRVSRPDGAYYEVDGPAAADPLAALRGLVVAVEGNASLVVVRTAAGAASAVARAVDDARLPEVLGTIAGDDTIFVAPAGALRPRALAARLAELLGAPAPRAGAGAH from the coding sequence GTGACCACCTCGGAGAGGCGCCGCGACGCGGTGGCCCGCCTGGTGCGCACCCGGCGCATCGGCACCCAGGAGGCGCTGCTGGCGGCGCTGGCGCGCGAGGGCTTCCGGGCCACCCAGGCCACCCTGTCGCGCGACCTGACCCGCCTCGGGGCCCGCCGCGTCTCGCGCCCGGACGGCGCCTACTACGAGGTGGACGGCCCCGCCGCCGCCGACCCGCTGGCGGCGCTGCGCGGGCTGGTGGTGGCGGTGGAGGGCAACGCCTCCCTGGTGGTGGTGCGCACCGCCGCCGGGGCGGCCTCGGCGGTGGCGCGGGCGGTGGACGACGCCCGCCTGCCCGAGGTGCTGGGCACCATCGCCGGCGACGACACCATCTTCGTGGCGCCGGCCGGGGCCCTCCGGCCGCGGGCCCTGGCGGCCCGGCTGGCCGAGCTCCTGGGCGCCCCGGCGCCGCGGGCCGGCGCCGGCGCGCACTAG
- the iscU gene encoding Fe-S cluster assembly scaffold IscU: protein MAYSEKVIDHYENPRNVGTLDKEAPDVGTGLVGAPACGDVMKLQIRVSDDGVIEDAKFKTFGCGSAIASSSLVTEWVKGKTVEQALTIKNTDVATELNLPPVKIHCSVLAEDAIKAAVTDWQKKRGARAPGAAAHPAPSPAAPDVLKPGL, encoded by the coding sequence ATGGCGTACTCAGAGAAGGTCATCGACCACTACGAGAACCCGCGCAACGTGGGCACCCTGGACAAGGAGGCCCCGGACGTCGGGACCGGCCTGGTGGGGGCCCCGGCCTGCGGCGACGTGATGAAGCTGCAGATCCGGGTCAGCGACGACGGCGTCATCGAGGACGCCAAGTTCAAGACCTTCGGCTGCGGCTCGGCCATCGCCTCCTCGTCGCTGGTCACCGAGTGGGTCAAGGGCAAGACCGTGGAGCAGGCCCTGACCATCAAGAACACCGACGTGGCGACCGAGCTGAACCTGCCGCCGGTGAAGATCCACTGCTCGGTGCTGGCCGAGGACGCCATCAAGGCGGCGGTCACCGACTGGCAGAAGAAGCGCGGCGCCCGGGCGCCCGGCGCGGCGGCCCACCCGGCCCCCTCGCCGGCGGCCCCGGACGTGCTCAAGCCCGGCCTGTAG
- a CDS encoding IscS subfamily cysteine desulfurase, giving the protein MKIPIYMDYHATTPVDPRVLDAMLPYFREDFGNAASKSHRFGWRAEEAVEQARAEVAALIGASPKELVWTSGATESNNLAIKGVAEFHAGKGKHLVTVATEHKAVLDAVHALERRGYTATILPVGRDGLLDPAALKAALRPDTVLVSVMHANNETGVVQPIAEIGAITRAAGVLFHCDAVQSAGKIPFDVEAAQVDLASLSAHKMYGPKGVGALYVRRKPRVRLTAQMDGGGHERGFRSGTLNVPGIVGFGAACALAAVERQAEAARVLALRERLRLGLEAGLDLLSLNGSLEHRLPGNLNVSFAYVEGEAMMMAIKDVAVSSGSACTSASLEPSYVLRAMGVGDDLAHSSIRFGLGRFTTEAEVDHTIRLVIEKVKRLRDMSPLYEMVKDGVDLSRIEWANPH; this is encoded by the coding sequence ATGAAGATTCCGATCTACATGGACTACCACGCCACCACCCCGGTGGACCCCCGGGTGCTGGACGCGATGCTCCCGTACTTCAGGGAGGATTTCGGCAACGCGGCCTCCAAGAGTCACCGCTTCGGGTGGCGCGCCGAGGAGGCCGTGGAGCAGGCCCGCGCCGAGGTGGCGGCCCTCATCGGGGCCTCCCCGAAGGAGCTCGTCTGGACCAGCGGGGCCACCGAGTCGAACAACCTGGCCATCAAGGGCGTGGCCGAGTTCCACGCCGGCAAGGGCAAGCACCTGGTCACCGTGGCCACCGAGCACAAGGCGGTGCTCGACGCGGTGCACGCGCTGGAGCGGCGCGGCTACACCGCCACCATCCTGCCGGTGGGCCGCGACGGCCTGCTCGACCCGGCCGCGCTGAAGGCGGCGCTCCGGCCCGACACCGTGCTGGTGTCGGTGATGCACGCCAACAACGAGACCGGGGTGGTGCAGCCCATCGCCGAGATCGGCGCCATCACCCGCGCCGCCGGGGTGCTCTTCCACTGCGACGCGGTGCAGAGCGCCGGCAAGATCCCCTTCGACGTGGAGGCGGCCCAGGTGGACCTGGCCTCGCTCTCGGCCCACAAGATGTACGGCCCCAAGGGCGTGGGCGCGCTCTACGTGCGGCGCAAGCCGCGGGTGCGGCTGACCGCCCAGATGGACGGCGGCGGGCACGAGCGCGGCTTCCGCTCGGGCACGCTCAACGTGCCGGGCATCGTGGGCTTCGGCGCGGCCTGCGCCCTGGCCGCGGTGGAGCGCCAGGCCGAGGCGGCCCGGGTGCTGGCGCTGCGCGAGCGGCTGCGGCTCGGCCTGGAGGCCGGGCTCGACCTGCTCAGCCTGAACGGCAGCCTGGAGCACCGGCTGCCCGGCAACCTCAACGTCAGCTTCGCCTACGTGGAGGGCGAGGCCATGATGATGGCCATCAAGGACGTGGCGGTCTCCTCCGGCTCGGCCTGCACCTCGGCCTCGCTGGAGCCGTCCTACGTGCTGCGCGCCATGGGCGTGGGCGACGACCTGGCCCACAGCTCCATCCGCTTCGGCCTGGGGCGCTTCACCACCGAGGCGGAGGTGGACCACACCATCCGCCTGGTCATCGAGAAGGTGAAGCGGCTGCGCGACATGAGCCCGCTGTACGAGATGGTGAAGGACGGGGTGGACCTCTCCCGCATCGAGTGGGCCAACCCGCACTAG
- the argJ gene encoding bifunctional glutamate N-acetyltransferase/amino-acid acetyltransferase ArgJ: MKIPKGFRFGGVAAGLKPARRDVALVVSDHPAAAAGVFTVNRAAAAPVQDGRGRVPAEGIRAVLINSGNANALTGQAGLDDVATLRAAVAGALGLQKRAVLTASTGVIGVRLPVQKVVDSLPALLAQLGDHADLAAEAIMTTDTRPKLSAREVTLGGKTAVLSCICKGSGMLAPQLATTLAVVVTDAAITPRALQDVLTRAVQDTFNMLTVDGEMSTNDTVLVLANGLAGNPRISEPGPDLEVFEAALTDLFGEMARAMAADGEGATRMVEVVVTGAPSSVSARDCARAIAHSPLVKASLFGADPNWGRILATVGSRAGSQGWPIDPLRARVSMQGVVVFERGAPVELDLEALRAKLREARVDVLVELSEGEARATAWGCDLSYDYVKINADYTSMIVQRPDGMLAKDDKVANYSPTFKRTLLVEALKYIAQFSGQVAVIKYGGAAMVKESLKAAFVEDVTLLKKVGLKVVVVHGGAPEITRTLEKLGERSEFFDGMRITDAASLPVVEMVLTGKVNQELVAMLNARGAGAVGLSGKDGSLLKAEKRGLEGGVDLGYVGKITEVNTKFLKMFLDQNYVPVISPIGLAADGTGLSINADDVAAAVAAALGAKKLIYLTDVAGVLESAPDGELVRQVTSADLTRRIEAGAITGGMRWKALAIQAALAGGVERVHVLDGRLPHTVIAELFTDRGVGSLVTAT; the protein is encoded by the coding sequence GTGAAGATCCCCAAGGGCTTCCGCTTCGGCGGGGTGGCGGCGGGCCTCAAGCCGGCGCGGCGCGACGTGGCGCTGGTGGTCTCGGACCACCCGGCCGCGGCGGCCGGCGTCTTCACGGTGAACCGGGCGGCGGCGGCGCCGGTGCAGGACGGGCGCGGCCGCGTGCCGGCCGAGGGCATCCGCGCCGTGCTGATCAACTCCGGCAACGCCAACGCCCTCACCGGGCAGGCCGGCCTGGACGACGTGGCCACCCTGCGCGCCGCGGTGGCCGGCGCCCTGGGCCTGCAGAAGCGGGCCGTGCTGACCGCCTCCACCGGGGTCATCGGGGTGCGCCTGCCGGTGCAGAAGGTGGTGGACTCGCTGCCGGCGCTGCTGGCCCAGCTGGGCGACCACGCCGACCTGGCCGCCGAGGCCATCATGACCACCGACACCCGCCCCAAGCTGTCGGCGCGCGAGGTGACGCTGGGCGGCAAGACCGCCGTGCTCTCCTGCATCTGCAAGGGCTCCGGCATGCTGGCGCCGCAGCTGGCCACCACGCTGGCGGTGGTGGTCACCGACGCCGCCATCACCCCCAGGGCGCTGCAGGACGTGCTCACCCGGGCGGTGCAGGACACCTTCAACATGCTGACGGTGGACGGCGAGATGTCCACCAACGACACGGTGCTGGTGCTGGCCAACGGGCTGGCCGGCAACCCCCGCATCAGCGAGCCCGGCCCCGACCTGGAGGTCTTCGAGGCGGCGCTCACCGACCTCTTCGGCGAGATGGCCCGGGCCATGGCGGCCGACGGCGAGGGGGCCACCCGCATGGTGGAGGTGGTGGTGACGGGCGCCCCCAGCTCGGTCTCGGCCCGCGACTGCGCCCGCGCCATCGCCCACTCCCCGCTGGTGAAGGCCTCGCTCTTCGGCGCCGATCCCAACTGGGGCCGCATCCTGGCCACGGTGGGGAGCCGGGCCGGCTCGCAGGGCTGGCCCATCGACCCCCTGCGGGCCCGCGTCAGCATGCAGGGGGTGGTGGTCTTCGAGCGCGGCGCGCCGGTGGAGCTGGACCTGGAGGCGCTGCGGGCCAAGCTGCGCGAGGCCCGGGTGGACGTGCTGGTGGAGCTCTCGGAGGGCGAGGCGCGCGCCACCGCCTGGGGCTGCGACCTCTCCTACGACTACGTCAAGATCAACGCCGACTACACCTCCATGATCGTGCAGCGCCCCGACGGCATGCTGGCCAAGGACGACAAGGTCGCCAACTACAGCCCGACCTTCAAGCGCACCCTGCTGGTGGAGGCGCTCAAGTACATCGCCCAGTTCTCCGGGCAGGTGGCGGTCATCAAGTACGGCGGCGCCGCCATGGTGAAGGAGAGCCTCAAGGCGGCCTTCGTCGAGGACGTCACCTTGCTGAAGAAGGTGGGGCTGAAGGTGGTGGTGGTGCACGGCGGCGCGCCGGAGATCACCCGCACCCTGGAGAAGCTGGGCGAGCGCTCCGAGTTCTTCGACGGCATGCGCATCACCGACGCCGCCAGCCTGCCGGTGGTGGAGATGGTGCTGACCGGCAAGGTGAACCAGGAGCTGGTGGCCATGCTGAACGCCCGCGGCGCGGGCGCGGTGGGGCTCTCCGGCAAGGACGGCAGCCTGCTCAAGGCCGAGAAGCGCGGCCTGGAGGGCGGGGTGGACCTGGGCTACGTGGGCAAGATCACCGAGGTGAACACGAAGTTCCTCAAGATGTTCCTCGATCAGAACTACGTGCCGGTCATCTCGCCCATCGGCCTGGCCGCCGACGGCACCGGCCTCTCCATCAACGCCGACGACGTGGCGGCGGCGGTGGCGGCGGCGCTGGGGGCCAAGAAGCTCATCTACCTGACCGACGTGGCCGGGGTGCTGGAGTCGGCCCCGGACGGCGAGCTGGTGCGCCAGGTGACCAGCGCCGACCTGACCCGGCGCATCGAGGCCGGCGCCATCACCGGCGGGATGCGCTGGAAGGCGCTGGCCATCCAGGCCGCCCTGGCCGGCGGGGTGGAGCGGGTCCACGTGCTGGACGGCCGGCTGCCGCACACCGTCATCGCCGAGCTCTTCACCGACCGCGGCGTCGGCTCGCTGGTGACCGCCACGTGA
- a CDS encoding thioredoxin fold domain-containing protein has product MRNLNRLLFAFAAFAAVAFLPDLLSSGPAGGETQDRLRRLFDAAGPLLAFGLAFLGGVLTSLTPCVYPLIPITVSIFGARKASRGEAMALSGLYVLGIGAMYTALGVGAALTGQAFGGVMNNPLVIGFVALVFAVMAASMFGAFELALPSAVQARLSAVGGTGRAGAFAMGLVAGVIAAPCTGPVLTSILLLIAKQGSVALGAGLMLSFALGMGMLFFLIGAFSISLPKSGAWMETVKSVFGVALLAAAAVYLKDLVPALRPLFSAARSAALLSAGVAALGVLLGALHLSFHGAAAERALKALGVALVVGAVAYASGAAGARERALTEASAFSWLKTEAEAVALAKATGRPVIIDFWAEWCTACKELDKIAWADPRVQAKASRFVAVKADGTESTDEFMALADKYGVVGMPTVIFIDGQGREVRDRIIGAVDADEMLKRLDAVDDACGVPVPAGALACAARW; this is encoded by the coding sequence ATGCGAAACCTCAACCGCCTCCTGTTCGCCTTCGCCGCCTTCGCCGCGGTGGCCTTCCTGCCCGACCTGCTCTCCTCGGGGCCGGCAGGTGGTGAGACCCAGGATCGGCTCAGGAGGCTCTTCGACGCGGCCGGACCGCTGCTGGCCTTCGGCCTGGCCTTCCTCGGCGGCGTGCTCACCAGCCTGACCCCCTGCGTCTACCCGCTCATCCCCATCACCGTGTCGATCTTCGGCGCCCGCAAGGCCAGCCGCGGCGAGGCCATGGCGCTCTCCGGCCTCTACGTGCTCGGCATCGGGGCCATGTACACGGCGCTCGGCGTGGGGGCGGCCCTCACCGGCCAGGCCTTCGGCGGCGTCATGAACAACCCGCTGGTGATCGGCTTCGTGGCGCTGGTCTTCGCGGTGATGGCGGCCTCCATGTTCGGCGCCTTCGAGCTGGCGCTGCCCTCCGCGGTGCAGGCGCGCCTCAGCGCGGTGGGCGGCACCGGGCGGGCCGGGGCCTTCGCCATGGGCCTGGTGGCCGGCGTCATCGCCGCCCCCTGCACCGGCCCGGTGCTCACCTCCATCCTGCTGCTCATCGCCAAGCAGGGCTCGGTGGCGCTGGGCGCCGGCCTGATGCTCTCCTTCGCCCTCGGCATGGGCATGCTCTTCTTCCTGATCGGCGCCTTCTCCATCTCGCTGCCCAAGAGCGGCGCCTGGATGGAGACCGTCAAGTCGGTCTTCGGGGTGGCGCTGCTGGCGGCGGCCGCGGTCTACCTGAAGGACCTGGTCCCGGCCCTGCGGCCGCTCTTCTCGGCGGCCCGCTCGGCGGCGCTGCTGTCGGCCGGCGTGGCCGCCCTGGGCGTGCTGCTGGGCGCGCTGCACCTCAGCTTCCACGGCGCCGCGGCCGAGCGGGCCCTGAAGGCCCTGGGCGTGGCGCTGGTGGTGGGCGCCGTGGCCTACGCCTCCGGCGCCGCCGGGGCGCGCGAGCGGGCCCTGACCGAGGCCAGCGCCTTCTCCTGGCTCAAGACCGAGGCCGAGGCGGTGGCGCTGGCCAAGGCCACCGGCCGCCCGGTCATCATCGACTTCTGGGCCGAGTGGTGCACCGCCTGCAAGGAGCTCGACAAGATCGCCTGGGCCGACCCGCGGGTGCAGGCCAAGGCCAGCCGGTTCGTGGCGGTCAAGGCCGACGGCACCGAGTCCACCGACGAGTTCATGGCGCTGGCCGACAAGTACGGCGTGGTCGGCATGCCCACCGTCATCTTCATCGACGGCCAGGGGCGCGAGGTGCGCGACCGGATCATCGGCGCGGTGGACGCCGACGAGATGCTGAAGCGGCTGGACGCGGTGGACGACGCCTGCGGCGTCCCGGTGCCGGCCGGCGCGCTGGCCTGCGCCGCCCGCTGGTGA